The genomic interval CCCGCGCTCACTCGGTCCCGACAGCGCGGCGACATAGGCGACGGCCACCTGGACGACGACAGCGAAGCAGCCCGCGACAGCTAAACCCGCCACCGCGACGGCGAAATTCGGGGCGACCGCCGCCACCGCCGCGCCAACCGCGACCAGGATGAGATGCCCGGTGATGAGTCGGCGCCGATCCACCACGTCACCGAGCGGAACCAAGAGGACGAGACCGGCGAAGTAGCCGATCTGCCCGGCCGCCACCAGCGCGCCGAGCGACCCGTGTGCCGCAGCCAGATCGGCGCCCGCTGATTCGAGGACCGGCTGGATCGCATAGATCGCCGAGACGGCCACCGCGCACACCAGCGCCAAAACCGTTCGCTGGGTTGTCGTTACTCCCGGCTCCACAACGCCTCCATATTGGTAGCAAAACGCAACCAATCGACCGTAGGGCATAATGGTCTCGAATTGCAACCAATCCGAAGGCGGGTTCATGGTCTCGACGCTGGGCTCCGACCGTGAGTGGACCGACCCCACCTGTCCGGTGGCGCGAACCGTCGACCTCGTGGGCGACCGGTGGAGCCTGCTGATCGTGCGGGACGCTATGGACGGCGCGACCAGCTTCACCGAATTCCAGCAGCGGCTCGGCATCGCCAAGAACATCCTCACCGACCGGCTGCGCAGGCTCGTCGACCACGGAATCCTCACCACGCGAACGGCGCCCGGCGGTAGGCGGCACAACTACGAACTCACCGAAGCCGGACAGGATCTCTTCACTGTCATCGTGGGCTTGCGTCAATGGGGAGAGCGCCACGCCTTTGCCGACGGGGAGGCGCATTCGACACTGGTCGATCGTGACGGCCGCGTGGTCGCCCGGCTGCACCCCGAGAACCGTGCCGGAAAGCGCCTCACCGCGGCGACGACCCGAGTTCGGAAGGTGGGCGCGCGGGAGTCGCCGCCCGAGTCGTGAGCCGCTGCGCGGCAAAGATTTTGGCGACATAGCACTTATCGATGCATGACGGCCATGTATGTGATTTACATCACTCTGCACCGCATATTTTGTCGGTACTCCATGGCATGGTGTTCGGCATGCCTTCTACCGATTCCGCCGTACCCGACGCCGCCGTCATTCGGATCCTCGGCGCCCGTGAGCACAACCTGCGCAATGTGTCGCTGGAGATCCCCAAGAACAAGATCACTGTGTTCACCGGTGTTTCCGGCTCCGGCAAGTCCTCGATCGTTTTCGACACCATCGCCGTGGAATCGCAGCGGCAGCTCTACGCCACCTTTCCCGCGTTCATCCTGAACTTCCTGCCGCGCTACGAGCGGCCGCATGCCGAGGCGATCGAGGGCTTGAACGCGCCGGTGATCATCGACCAGCAGCCGGTGGGCGGCGGGCCCCGGTCGACGGTCGGCACGATGACCGATATCTATTCGATGGTGCGGGCGATGTTCGCGCGGTTCGGCGCACCCTCCTCCGGGCTGGTCTACGACTATTCGTTCAATGTGCCGCAGGGCATGTGCCCCGACTGTGACGGGCTGGGGTTCCGGGCGCAGGCCGATCCGGACCGGTTGGTGGACCGGAACAAGTCGCTCAACGAGGGCGCGATCCTGTTGCCGGGATACGCGCCGGGCAGCGGTGATTGGCAGTTGTACGGGAACTCGGGCCGGTTCGATCTGGACAAGAAGCTGGCCGACTACTCCGAGGCGGAATGGCAGGACTTCCTGTACGGCAGCGGCGGCCAGGTGGAGTTGACCTTCGCCAAGGGCTCGTGGAAGGCGAATTACGAAGGGCTGGCGGCGAAGTTCACCCGCACCCGGCTGCAACGCGACACCTCGGCGCTCAGTGAAAAGACGCGCGAGCAGATCGCGAAGTTCCTCACCGAAGGCGTCTGCACCACCTGCGACGGAGCCCGGCTCAGCGCGCCGGCGCTCGCCACGAAGATCAACGGCCGCAATATCGCCGAATGGTCGCGAATGCAGATCACCGATCTGCTGGCGGTGCTGGCGGAGATCACCGACCCGGGCGCGGTCGGCCTGGCCGACGCGATCCGCACCGCGCTGCAACGCGTCATCGATATCGGACTGGGCTACCTGAGTCTGGACCGCGCGACCTCGACGCTGTCCGGCGGTGAGGGCCAGCGGCTCAAGATGATCAAGCACCTGTCCTCCACCTTGATCGGCCTCACCTACATCTTCGACGAACCGAGCGTCGGCCTGCACCCGCGCGACGTCGGCCGGCTGAACGATCTGCTGCGTGCCCTGCGCGACAAGGGCAATACCGTGCTGGTGGTCGAGCACGATCCCGATGTCATCCAGATCGCCGATCACATCGTCGATGTCGGCCCGCGCGCGGGCGTGCACGGCGGCGAGGTGGTGTTCCAGGGAAGTTTCGACGAATTGCGGCACGCCGATACACCCACCGGCGCGGGGCTGCGCCGGCCGTTCCGGGTCAAGGAGTCCTTCCGAAAAGCCAACGGCGAGTTGCTGATCGAGCACGCCGACGTGCACAACCTGAAAGACGTGACGGTCGCGATCCCGACCGGCATCCTCACCTCGATCACCGGTGTCGCCGGATCGGGCAAGAGTTCGTTGATCCGGGATGTGTTCGTGCGCGAGCACCCGGAGGCGATCTTCGTCGACCAGTCGGCCATCGGCGCCTCCTCGCGCTCGACGCCGGCCACCTATCTCGGCCTGATGGATCCGATCCGGAAACTGTTCGCCAAGGCGAGCGGCCAGACTCCCGGCCTGTTCAGCTTCAACTCCGATGGCGCCTGCAAACAGTGCGAGGGCCGCGGCGTGATCATCACCGAGATCGCCTACATGGATCCGGTCACCACGCACTGTGACGCCTGCGACGGCCGCCGCTTCTCCGACGAGGTGCTGGTGCATCAGTTGCGCGGCAAGTCGATCGCCGACGTTCTGGAACTCTCGGCCGAGGAAGCGTTGGAGTTCTTCACCGAGAAGGCGCTGAACGCCAAGCTGCGCACCATGAACGAGGTCGGCCTCGACTATCTGAGCCTCGGCCAGGCCATGAGCACGCTCTCGGGCGGCGAACGCCAGCGCATCAAACTGGCCACCCAGCTGGGCAACACCGGATCGATCTACGTGCTCGACGAACCGACCACCGGCCTGCACATGTCCGATGTCGACACCCTGCTCGCCCTGATGGACAACCTCGTCGAGCGCGGCAACACCGTCATCGTGATCGAACACAACCTCGACGTCGTCGCGCACTCCGACTGGGTGATCGACCTCGGCCCCGACGGCGGCAAGGCCGGTGGCGAAATCGTCTGCACCGGTACCCCCGCCGACCTGCTCACCCACCCCACCTCGCTGACCGGCGAGTACCTGCGCAAGTACAAGGCGGCGTAGCTCAGGGCCGCAGGCGTCGTCCGATCGAGGGATAGTTTTCGACGAGGCCGTCCGCGCCGAAAACTATTTCCTCGGTGAAGCGTTCGCTGGCGTACTCGACGACATCGGGGCGGACGTGGCGGTAGGTCTGCCGGGACGGAATCACCACGAGGGCCGGGACGGAGACCCAGGCCATGAGGTGTTCGGCCGCGCCGCCGCGCAGGAAGCCGCCGCGCAGGACCGGCATGGTGTTGGTCAGCGGGGACAGGCCGAGGTCGCAGTCGAGCGCGCCGGTGACGGCGGCCGGGTCGCCGCCGGGTGGCGGAAGGTCCACCCGGCCTTCGGCTTCCACGTTGATCGTCCAGCGGCCGGCCGGATTGTTGATCAACTCCAGCGAGCGGGTCCAGCCGGTACCGGAGGTGGTAACGAACAGCCGCTCGGTGATCCACCGGGCACCGGTCGTGAGCTCGAATTCCAGCCGGTAGGGCAGTGGATCACCGCCGATCGCCGTCCCGGTCGCGTGCAGGCGGTCCGCACCGAGTTCGACCTCGGCCAGTTCGGCGCCTTCCGGTTTCACCCATACGATGGCAGTCATCTCGTCGACGCTAGTTCGAAGACGCGATGCCAGGGCGGGTTTGGCGAGAGCTCAGACGTGCGCGCTGAGCATCCAGCAGGCGGCGGTGTAGCGCACCTCGTCGCCGTGCACGAAGGGGTCGAAGGCGGGCCGGACGGTTTCGACGACGCGGGCGCGGGTGGCTTCGTCCACCCCGGCCAGGTGCATACCGACGGGGCCGAGGGTGGAGAAGTACCAGGTCAGCACCTCTTCGGGCATGACGCATTCGACGTCGATCGGGTCGACGGCGATGTCGGTCCAGCCGCTGTCGCGCAAAATGCGGGCGGTGCGGTCGCCGTCCGCGAGGCCGAATTGCCCGGGGGCGTCCGGGATTCGGGCGGGGAGGTCGGGCAGGAGCGGGGCCGCGGCGCGTTCGGCCGCGGTCATGAAGGGGTTTTCCGCGACGTCGCGCCAGACGACGCAGCGCAGCTCGCCGGTGGCGGCGCGGCGCAGGTTCGTGAAGGCCCGCACCGGGTTCTCGAAGAACATGACGCCGAAGCGGGACATGATCAGGTCGAAGTTCGGTTCGAAGGAATGTGTCTGCGCGTCGGCCCGCAGGAAGGTGGCGCGAGTGTCGTGCTGGGCGGCTCGGGCCTGGGCGGCGGCGATCATCGGCTCCGAGATGTCCACGCCGAGTACCTGACTCGACCCGAGGGCCGCGGCGACGGCGAGCGTGGTGCCGCCGGTGCCGCAGCCGACGTCGAGCACCTGCCGGGGGGACAGGGCGCGAGCCGTGTCGACCAATATTTCCTCGAACGGCCGCAGTACCGCATCGACCACGTGCTGGGCCTCGACCCAGGCGTTCCCCGCCGGTCCGTTCCAGCGTGACTGCTGGTCTTCATTTCGCTGCTTGGCATCCATGCCTAAACTGTGTCAATTCAAGTCGACTCGAGGTCAACCGTGGATGTTCTGGATATCGCCGAGGTCGCCCGGCGATCCGGCCTGCCCGCCTCGACGCTGCGCTACTACGAGGAGAAGGGGCTGATCGCGTCCAGCGGTCGCCGGGGGCTGCGCCGGTTGTTCGATTCCCAGGTGCTGCAACGGCTGGCGTTGATCAGTGTGGCAGCGGGGGCGGGCTTCTCGCTCGACGAGATCGGCCGGATGTTCGGCGCGGACGGCCAGCCGCAGGTGGACCGGGCGATGTTCGCGGCCAAGGCCGACGAAATGGACCGGAAGATCGGCGAACTCACCGCGATGCGCGACAGGCTGCGGCACGCCGCCGCGTGTCCGGCGCCCAGTCATCTGGAGTGCCCGACGTTCCTCGGCATCCTGGCCGAGACGCCGACCGCGAAAACCCAGCGACGGAAGCCGATTCAGGACCGGTAGCCGGTCAGCCAGTCCGGGAACTCGGTGAGGTCGGTCAGCACCACATCGGCTCCGGCCGCGCGGAGTTCCGCGGCGTCGCACGGCCCCGTGCTGACCCCGACGGCGTGCACCTCGGCGGCGCGGGCGCCGTGCATGTCGCCGGTGTGGTCGCCGACGTAGATCGACGCGCCGTGGGCGCGCAGCGCGCCGGCTTTGCCCGCGGACCACAGATCGCCGACCAGAGCGTCCACCTGCCAGCCCAACTCGTCGATATGCAGTTGCGCGAGCGGCTGGTGTTTGCCGGTGACGACCAGGATCTTGCCGCCGCGGGAGCGGACGGCGGCCAGCGCCGCGTCCGCGCCGGGCATCGCCGGCACGAGGGGAACGACGGTCGGATAGAGCGCGCGGTAGCGGGCGACCATGCCGGGGATGAGTTCCTCCGGTGCGCCCGCGTCGGCCAGCAGCATCGGCAACGGGGGACCGAGGCGGGCGGCGATCTGCTCGCCTTGTAGCGGCGACCCGAACTCGGCGGCGATGGTGTCGATCGCCTTGGCCACGCCGGGCTGGGAGTTGATCAGGGTCATATCAAGGTCGAAGCCGACGGTCCAGGTCACGCGCAAACCCTAGCGTGCGCGATTGTACAGCATTTTCTGAATACAGATTCTGATGTACTGTTTGCGTCGTGCAGACCGCCACCCAGAACGACGCTCTCGCCCGCTTCGGGCACGCGCTCTCCGACGCGACCCGGACCCGGATCCTGTTGCGCTTGCGCGGGGGCCCGGGCTATCCGGCCGAGTTGGCCGCCGAGCTCGGCGTATCCCGCCAGATTCTGTCGAATCACCTCGCGTGCCTGCGCGGTTGCGGATTGGTGGTGGCGGTGCCGGAGGGCCGGCGCAACCGATACGAGCTGGCCGACAAGCGAATCGGTCACGCGCTGGACGACCTGCTCGGGCTGGTGCTCGCGGTGGATCCGGCGTGCCGCTGCCCGGATGACCCCGAAGCGGAGTGCTGCTGATGGCGAATCTCGGCATGCCCACCCCGGCGACGGCTCCCACCGCGGACCGGCGGGCGGCACTGGCGCGACGTATCCGCTGGTTCGTGGCCGCGACGATCACCTACAACGTGCTCGAGGCGGTCATCGCGCTGAGTGAAGGCGCGCGCGTCTCCTCGGCGGCGTTGATCGGGTTCGGGCTCGACTCGGTGATCGAGGTGTCCTCCGCGGCCGCGGTCGCCTGGCAGTTCGCCGGGCGCGATCCGCAGGCACGGGAGCGGGTGGCGTTGCGCGTCATCGCGTGCTCATTCTTCGCCCTCGCCGCCTACGTCACGGTGGACGCGGTCCGATCCCTGCTCGGCGCGGCGGAAGCGCGGCATTCGACGGTCGGAATCGCCTTGGCGACAGCGAGTTTGATGATCATGCCGGTTCTGTCCTGGGCGCAGCGCCGGGCCGGCCGGGAACTGGGTTCGGCCTCCGCGGTGGCCGATTCCAAGCAGACGCTGCTGTGCACCTACCTGTCGGCGGTGCTGCTGATCGGCCTGGTGCTCAACAGCTTGTTCGGGTGGTCGTGGGCCGACCCGATCGCCGCGCTGGTGATCGCGGTCATCGCCGTCAAAGAGGGCCGCAACGCCTGGAAGGGCGACCTCTGCTGCGCCACACCGCCGCGCGGCGCCGAACCGGCGGCCTGCTGCGACCACTGCTGAGCGAAAGTCAACCGCGGCAACGCATTCGGTGCGCGGGCTGATCTATTTCGCGGCACGGCCGTGCGTCGCACGGTTGCGGTTCGGGCGCGGACGCGCAGG from Nocardia goodfellowii carries:
- a CDS encoding winged helix-turn-helix transcriptional regulator, which gives rise to MVSTLGSDREWTDPTCPVARTVDLVGDRWSLLIVRDAMDGATSFTEFQQRLGIAKNILTDRLRRLVDHGILTTRTAPGGRRHNYELTEAGQDLFTVIVGLRQWGERHAFADGEAHSTLVDRDGRVVARLHPENRAGKRLTAATTRVRKVGARESPPES
- a CDS encoding ATP-binding cassette domain-containing protein codes for the protein MPSTDSAVPDAAVIRILGAREHNLRNVSLEIPKNKITVFTGVSGSGKSSIVFDTIAVESQRQLYATFPAFILNFLPRYERPHAEAIEGLNAPVIIDQQPVGGGPRSTVGTMTDIYSMVRAMFARFGAPSSGLVYDYSFNVPQGMCPDCDGLGFRAQADPDRLVDRNKSLNEGAILLPGYAPGSGDWQLYGNSGRFDLDKKLADYSEAEWQDFLYGSGGQVELTFAKGSWKANYEGLAAKFTRTRLQRDTSALSEKTREQIAKFLTEGVCTTCDGARLSAPALATKINGRNIAEWSRMQITDLLAVLAEITDPGAVGLADAIRTALQRVIDIGLGYLSLDRATSTLSGGEGQRLKMIKHLSSTLIGLTYIFDEPSVGLHPRDVGRLNDLLRALRDKGNTVLVVEHDPDVIQIADHIVDVGPRAGVHGGEVVFQGSFDELRHADTPTGAGLRRPFRVKESFRKANGELLIEHADVHNLKDVTVAIPTGILTSITGVAGSGKSSLIRDVFVREHPEAIFVDQSAIGASSRSTPATYLGLMDPIRKLFAKASGQTPGLFSFNSDGACKQCEGRGVIITEIAYMDPVTTHCDACDGRRFSDEVLVHQLRGKSIADVLELSAEEALEFFTEKALNAKLRTMNEVGLDYLSLGQAMSTLSGGERQRIKLATQLGNTGSIYVLDEPTTGLHMSDVDTLLALMDNLVERGNTVIVIEHNLDVVAHSDWVIDLGPDGGKAGGEIVCTGTPADLLTHPTSLTGEYLRKYKAA
- a CDS encoding putative glycolipid-binding domain-containing protein codes for the protein MTAIVWVKPEGAELAEVELGADRLHATGTAIGGDPLPYRLEFELTTGARWITERLFVTTSGTGWTRSLELINNPAGRWTINVEAEGRVDLPPPGGDPAAVTGALDCDLGLSPLTNTMPVLRGGFLRGGAAEHLMAWVSVPALVVIPSRQTYRHVRPDVVEYASERFTEEIVFGADGLVENYPSIGRRLRP
- a CDS encoding class I SAM-dependent methyltransferase, encoding MDAKQRNEDQQSRWNGPAGNAWVEAQHVVDAVLRPFEEILVDTARALSPRQVLDVGCGTGGTTLAVAAALGSSQVLGVDISEPMIAAAQARAAQHDTRATFLRADAQTHSFEPNFDLIMSRFGVMFFENPVRAFTNLRRAATGELRCVVWRDVAENPFMTAAERAAAPLLPDLPARIPDAPGQFGLADGDRTARILRDSGWTDIAVDPIDVECVMPEEVLTWYFSTLGPVGMHLAGVDEATRARVVETVRPAFDPFVHGDEVRYTAACWMLSAHV
- a CDS encoding helix-turn-helix domain-containing protein; protein product: MDVLDIAEVARRSGLPASTLRYYEEKGLIASSGRRGLRRLFDSQVLQRLALISVAAGAGFSLDEIGRMFGADGQPQVDRAMFAAKADEMDRKIGELTAMRDRLRHAAACPAPSHLECPTFLGILAETPTAKTQRRKPIQDR
- a CDS encoding HAD family hydrolase, which translates into the protein MTWTVGFDLDMTLINSQPGVAKAIDTIAAEFGSPLQGEQIAARLGPPLPMLLADAGAPEELIPGMVARYRALYPTVVPLVPAMPGADAALAAVRSRGGKILVVTGKHQPLAQLHIDELGWQVDALVGDLWSAGKAGALRAHGASIYVGDHTGDMHGARAAEVHAVGVSTGPCDAAELRAAGADVVLTDLTEFPDWLTGYRS
- a CDS encoding ArsR/SmtB family transcription factor — its product is MQTATQNDALARFGHALSDATRTRILLRLRGGPGYPAELAAELGVSRQILSNHLACLRGCGLVVAVPEGRRNRYELADKRIGHALDDLLGLVLAVDPACRCPDDPEAECC
- a CDS encoding cation transporter, encoding MANLGMPTPATAPTADRRAALARRIRWFVAATITYNVLEAVIALSEGARVSSAALIGFGLDSVIEVSSAAAVAWQFAGRDPQARERVALRVIACSFFALAAYVTVDAVRSLLGAAEARHSTVGIALATASLMIMPVLSWAQRRAGRELGSASAVADSKQTLLCTYLSAVLLIGLVLNSLFGWSWADPIAALVIAVIAVKEGRNAWKGDLCCATPPRGAEPAACCDHC